The following are from one region of the Patescibacteria group bacterium genome:
- a CDS encoding NUDIX hydrolase codes for MADVVPTNRPRVGVGVIVMKDGKVLLQKRKSLHGNGTWAFPGGHLEYGETPEECALREVAEECGVEIANLRRGPYTNDVHENEGKHYITLYVIADWVSKEPQVLEPEKCERWEWFGWDKLPEPLFLPITHLREQGFRP; via the coding sequence ATGGCTGATGTGGTACCTACAAATCGACCTCGTGTAGGCGTTGGGGTTATTGTCATGAAAGATGGCAAGGTCCTCTTGCAGAAACGAAAGAGTCTCCACGGTAATGGAACGTGGGCTTTTCCAGGGGGACATTTGGAGTATGGTGAAACCCCGGAAGAATGCGCTTTGCGAGAAGTGGCTGAGGAGTGTGGGGTAGAAATAGCCAATCTCCGCCGCGGGCCATACACCAATGATGTCCACGAAAACGAAGGAAAGCACTACATTACCTTGTACGTCATTGCTGACTGGGTGAGCAAAGAGCCGCAAGTTCTGGAACCTGAGAAGTGCGAGCGCTGGGAATGGTTTGGCTGGGATAAACTACCTGAACCACTGTTCCTGCCCATTACCCATTTGCGGGAGCAGGGGTTTCGTCCTTAA
- the rplS gene encoding 50S ribosomal protein L19, producing MDIIRETAKAKQRTDLPVLKPGMVVKVHQKIKEGDKERIQVFEGTILDVRHGQGLHGTFTVRKVSEGIGVERIFPVHAPTIAKIDVVKQFRVRRATLSHLRKGYRKRLKEVRKDTTKQKAKA from the coding sequence ATGGATATCATCCGCGAAACCGCTAAAGCCAAACAACGCACAGACCTGCCTGTCCTGAAACCAGGTATGGTGGTGAAAGTGCACCAAAAGATTAAGGAAGGCGACAAAGAGCGCATCCAGGTCTTCGAGGGTACTATTTTGGACGTTCGCCATGGCCAGGGTTTGCATGGCACCTTTACGGTCCGCAAGGTTTCCGAGGGGATTGGCGTGGAACGCATTTTCCCTGTCCACGCGCCCACGATTGCGAAGATTGATGTGGTGAAGCAATTCCGGGTACGCCGCGCAACGCTGTCTCACCTCCGCAAGGGGTACCGGAAGCGTTTGAAGGAAGTGCGGAAAGACACAACCAAGCAAAAGGCAAAAGCCTAG
- a CDS encoding S1 RNA-binding domain-containing protein: MTDQHTSAAFASLLESPNQPTLPKVGDVVEGTVIALSKSEVHLDIDGITTGIIRGKELVDESGETATLKVGDRAQATVLDMENENGEMELSFRLAGHEKAWGELDAILSERKPVDVVVVAANKGGLMVKLGRIDGFLPVSQLTPEHYPRVEGGDKSRILELLNKFIGQSFAVKVLDIDEEASKLIVSEKAAWEEQRVETLKQFQLNQIVEGKITGVVDFGVFVGFGDGLEGLVHISELAWQRIDNPKGVFHIGDDAKAMIIGIDGAKISLSFKRLQDDPWAQAAERYKVGDTVKGKVARLNTFGAFVELDDIVHGLCHISELSHDRVKDPGEIVRPGDVKEFKVISFDPTQHRLGLSMKALLPEPEGKKADEEKTDDTEDKSETEKTAAPAEAVTEEKAE, translated from the coding sequence ATGACCGATCAACATACGTCAGCCGCGTTTGCCTCGCTCCTGGAATCCCCAAACCAGCCCACCCTGCCCAAAGTAGGGGATGTGGTGGAAGGGACGGTTATTGCGCTATCCAAATCTGAAGTCCACCTGGACATTGACGGGATTACCACCGGGATTATCCGGGGGAAAGAGTTGGTGGATGAATCTGGTGAAACCGCAACCTTAAAAGTTGGGGATCGTGCCCAAGCAACGGTGTTAGACATGGAAAATGAGAATGGAGAAATGGAACTCTCCTTCCGCTTGGCCGGGCATGAGAAAGCCTGGGGCGAATTGGATGCCATCCTCAGTGAGCGCAAACCCGTGGATGTGGTGGTGGTTGCTGCCAACAAAGGTGGACTCATGGTGAAACTTGGCCGCATTGACGGCTTCTTGCCCGTGTCCCAGCTCACGCCCGAACACTACCCCCGCGTGGAAGGCGGCGACAAATCCCGCATTTTGGAACTCCTGAATAAATTCATTGGCCAATCTTTTGCCGTGAAGGTCTTGGATATTGATGAAGAAGCCAGCAAGCTCATTGTCTCGGAAAAAGCTGCCTGGGAAGAGCAGCGCGTGGAAACGCTGAAGCAATTCCAGCTGAACCAAATTGTGGAAGGGAAAATTACCGGCGTGGTGGACTTCGGCGTCTTCGTGGGTTTTGGTGACGGACTGGAAGGCTTGGTGCACATTTCCGAACTCGCCTGGCAGCGTATTGATAATCCCAAAGGCGTCTTCCACATTGGCGACGATGCCAAGGCAATGATTATTGGCATTGATGGTGCAAAGATTTCCCTCTCCTTCAAACGTTTGCAGGATGACCCGTGGGCCCAAGCCGCCGAGCGCTACAAAGTTGGCGACACGGTGAAAGGGAAGGTTGCCCGCTTGAACACCTTTGGCGCCTTCGTGGAACTGGATGACATTGTCCACGGCCTCTGCCACATTTCTGAACTCTCACATGACCGGGTGAAGGATCCCGGTGAAATTGTCCGCCCAGGCGACGTAAAAGAATTCAAAGTGATTTCCTTTGATCCCACCCAGCACCGCTTGGGGTTGTCCATGAAGGCTCTGCTACCAGAACCAGAAGGAAAGAAAGCGGATGAAGAAAAAACAGACGACACCGAAGACAAGTCTGAGACCGAAAAAACAGCAGCGCCAGCCGAAGCAGTGACTGAAGAAAAAGCAGAGTAG
- a CDS encoding RluA family pseudouridine synthase — MTKNESKEVVLGEPHIISETPDYLILDKPSGLLVHAAPQHPEADTLVDWLQTKYPEIQGVGEDPERPGIVHRLDRDVSGVMVVARTQMMFDHLKKQFQNHEVEKKYLALVHGVPGKPDGTISFPLGRSRRNAGRMASQPKPTDHTRDAVTHYAVKEQFTHLSLLEVTIETGRTNQIRAHLLAFGLPIVGDTVYASRWVKQKVAFDRPFLHSWKLGFADLSDVRHAFEAPLPPVLQDLLTNLQKRPQ; from the coding sequence ATGACAAAAAATGAGAGCAAAGAAGTGGTGCTGGGTGAACCACACATTATTTCTGAAACCCCTGACTACCTTATCCTAGATAAACCCAGTGGTTTGCTGGTGCATGCTGCGCCGCAACATCCAGAAGCAGACACCTTGGTTGATTGGCTACAAACCAAGTACCCGGAAATCCAAGGGGTGGGTGAAGACCCCGAACGCCCGGGCATTGTGCACCGTCTGGACCGGGATGTCTCTGGCGTCATGGTCGTGGCGCGCACGCAAATGATGTTCGACCATTTGAAGAAGCAATTCCAGAATCACGAGGTGGAAAAAAAATACCTGGCACTGGTCCATGGCGTGCCTGGCAAACCAGATGGAACCATTTCCTTCCCCCTGGGTCGTTCGCGCCGTAACGCTGGCCGCATGGCCTCCCAACCCAAACCCACCGACCACACCCGAGACGCCGTGACGCACTACGCGGTGAAGGAGCAATTCACCCACCTGTCACTCTTGGAAGTAACCATTGAGACTGGCCGCACCAACCAAATCCGCGCCCACCTGCTGGCTTTTGGTCTGCCAATTGTCGGCGACACCGTGTACGCCAGCCGCTGGGTAAAGCAAAAAGTTGCCTTTGACCGACCTTTCTTGCACAGTTGGAAACTGGGGTTTGCCGACCTGTCGGACGTCCGACATGCCTTTGAAGCGCCGCTCCCGCCAGTACTGCAGGACCTCCTGACGAATTTACAAAAAAGGCCTCAGTAA
- the tgt gene encoding tRNA guanosine(34) transglycosylase Tgt has product MITFRITKTSKRSQARLGVLKTPHGTVQTPAFVAVGTQGVVKALTIDQVRATGTQLAICNTFHLHLKPGEKIVAKHGGLHAFSKLPVPLMTDSGGFQVFSLGFGRDLGVGKVSKSNGAKVNLGRQPQRVKITDRGVWFQSPIDGKKLFLGPRMSIRIQQKLGADIILAFDECPPPHASHAYHAASLEKTHAWAKVCLKEKTSRQALYGIVQGGPFKDLRISSAKFIASLPFDGFAIGGEFGGSTKTMRQMLSWVNAELPEAKPRHLLGIGHIKDIPEVIKSGVDTFDCIVPTHYARHGTAFTSKGKLDVSKRALLNDKKPLDPTCQCAVCKTYSRAYLCHLLRAKEITGLTLLTQHNLFFFNTLVAEYRQLIVHGKM; this is encoded by the coding sequence ATGATCACCTTTCGTATCACGAAAACATCCAAGCGGAGCCAGGCACGGCTGGGCGTGCTAAAAACCCCGCACGGCACGGTACAGACACCCGCCTTTGTGGCTGTTGGCACGCAGGGCGTGGTGAAAGCCCTGACCATTGACCAGGTTCGCGCCACGGGCACGCAATTGGCGATTTGCAACACCTTCCACCTTCACTTAAAACCAGGCGAAAAAATTGTAGCCAAGCACGGCGGCTTGCACGCTTTTTCCAAACTCCCAGTGCCGCTCATGACTGACTCCGGCGGCTTTCAAGTTTTTAGTCTGGGCTTCGGCCGAGATTTGGGCGTGGGAAAAGTGAGCAAGTCAAATGGAGCAAAAGTGAATCTTGGCCGCCAACCGCAACGCGTGAAAATCACCGACCGCGGTGTCTGGTTCCAGTCACCCATTGATGGCAAAAAACTTTTTCTGGGTCCCCGCATGTCCATCCGCATCCAGCAAAAACTGGGCGCGGACATTATCCTGGCCTTTGATGAGTGCCCGCCACCCCATGCCAGCCACGCCTACCACGCGGCGTCATTGGAAAAAACGCACGCCTGGGCAAAAGTCTGTCTTAAAGAAAAAACTTCGCGACAAGCATTGTACGGAATTGTGCAGGGTGGACCGTTTAAAGATTTACGCATTTCCAGCGCAAAATTCATTGCGAGCTTACCCTTTGATGGCTTTGCTATAGGCGGGGAGTTTGGCGGCAGCACGAAAACAATGCGGCAAATGCTCAGCTGGGTCAACGCAGAACTCCCTGAGGCGAAACCGCGGCACTTGTTGGGCATTGGTCATATCAAAGACATTCCTGAAGTAATCAAATCCGGCGTGGACACGTTTGACTGCATTGTACCCACGCACTATGCCCGCCATGGCACGGCATTTACCAGCAAAGGAAAACTGGACGTATCCAAGCGAGCGTTGCTGAATGATAAAAAACCACTGGATCCAACCTGCCAGTGTGCTGTCTGCAAAACCTACTCCCGCGCATATCTGTGCCACCTTTTGCGTGCGAAAGAAATTACTGGGCTGACATTGCTCACCCAGCACAATCTCTTCTTCTTCAATACGCTGGTGGCAGAGTACCGACAACTCATTGTGCATGGAAAAATGTAA
- a CDS encoding SRPBCC domain-containing protein — protein sequence MRTKKQQHRFTLTATFNASPAEVFDALTDSRKLAAWSGEGIVQPKVGGRFAMFDGWVSGKVLAYKPGKELGYTWKTTEWAEAWEPSEVRYTFAKTKTGTKVTLTHANLPNAKEAREHKVGWSEHVFEPLAEYFVNQ from the coding sequence TTGAGAACGAAAAAACAGCAACATAGATTCACTCTCACCGCAACCTTCAATGCTTCACCAGCTGAAGTTTTTGACGCACTTACGGATAGTAGGAAACTTGCTGCCTGGAGCGGTGAGGGAATTGTCCAACCAAAAGTCGGCGGGCGCTTTGCCATGTTTGACGGCTGGGTGAGCGGCAAAGTTTTGGCCTACAAGCCCGGCAAAGAACTTGGGTACACGTGGAAAACAACTGAGTGGGCTGAGGCGTGGGAACCGTCCGAAGTGCGCTACACTTTTGCGAAGACCAAAACCGGCACCAAAGTGACACTCACGCATGCGAACCTGCCAAACGCCAAAGAAGCCCGAGAGCACAAGGTCGGGTGGTCGGAGCACGTGTTTGAACCTTTGGCGGAATATTTTGTAAACCAATGA
- a CDS encoding 4a-hydroxytetrahydrobiopterin dehydratase has protein sequence MLIRLYQATLTHMENTLTTKKCVPCEGGVPTLTDVEVQKLLPQVPEWKVVLSTEDGQHVATLQREVKFKDFREAMAFLRKVEEVAEAEGHHPDFSVHYNKVHFTLWTHAIGGLHENDFILAAKIDKILIAV, from the coding sequence TTGCTCATCCGCCTCTACCAGGCTACGCTGACGCATATGGAAAATACCCTAACAACCAAAAAGTGCGTTCCGTGTGAAGGCGGCGTACCCACGCTGACGGATGTCGAAGTGCAGAAGTTACTTCCGCAGGTGCCAGAGTGGAAAGTGGTTTTATCAACGGAAGACGGACAACATGTGGCTACACTCCAACGGGAAGTGAAGTTTAAAGACTTCCGAGAGGCAATGGCCTTCTTGCGGAAAGTGGAAGAGGTGGCAGAAGCCGAAGGTCACCACCCAGACTTTTCCGTGCACTATAATAAGGTCCACTTCACCTTGTGGACGCATGCTATTGGCGGCTTGCATGAGAATGACTTTATTCTCGCTGCGAAGATTGACAAAATACTGATTGCAGTTTAA
- a CDS encoding NUDIX domain-containing protein: protein MTPKIFVAMKAFITFNGKVLILRESKKYEEGTNAARYDIVGGRIPPGERFDESLRREIREETGLEVTLGQPFHVDEWRPVVKGEPWQVVATFFVCETSTDAVTLSQDHDDAQWIDPKDFQKYNLIPNLIPAFEAFLKRNK from the coding sequence ATGACTCCAAAAATCTTCGTGGCCATGAAAGCTTTCATCACCTTCAATGGAAAGGTGCTTATTCTCCGTGAGTCAAAAAAGTATGAGGAGGGTACCAATGCCGCCCGGTATGACATTGTGGGCGGCCGCATTCCACCCGGTGAACGCTTTGATGAAAGCCTGCGCCGAGAAATCCGGGAGGAGACAGGTTTGGAAGTAACCCTTGGCCAACCTTTCCATGTAGATGAGTGGCGGCCAGTGGTCAAAGGTGAACCCTGGCAAGTGGTGGCAACGTTTTTTGTGTGTGAAACGAGCACTGACGCAGTTACTCTGAGCCAAGACCATGATGACGCACAGTGGATTGATCCGAAAGACTTCCAAAAGTACAATCTCATCCCAAACCTCATTCCCGCGTTTGAGGCGTTTCTCAAACGCAACAAATAA
- a CDS encoding cupin domain-containing protein: MRHIPASQTPWQHKPGYSKRIYATPEDLQQPGLLVQELRIAPGQVAENHYHKQQTEIFYFLNTAGEFSVNGKVIPLQVGDVLIVEPNDVHEVRNLSKEDFCYVAFKFNFVENDYFENEKTAT; this comes from the coding sequence ATGCGCCACATTCCTGCATCACAAACTCCTTGGCAGCACAAACCCGGCTACAGTAAGCGCATCTACGCCACGCCGGAAGATTTGCAGCAACCGGGCTTACTGGTTCAAGAGCTCCGCATTGCGCCTGGGCAGGTTGCGGAAAACCACTACCACAAACAGCAGACGGAAATCTTCTACTTCCTGAACACCGCGGGGGAATTTAGCGTCAATGGAAAAGTCATCCCACTCCAGGTGGGCGACGTGCTCATTGTTGAACCAAATGATGTGCACGAAGTTCGAAATTTGAGCAAAGAAGACTTTTGCTACGTGGCCTTTAAGTTCAATTTTGTGGAGAATGATTACTTTGAGAACGAAAAAACAGCAACATAG
- a CDS encoding PIG-L deacetylase family protein has translation MQVPSSHPILGKRLLIITAHPDDESYVMAGTLAANAKAGGQNLLVCGTKGEQGVSHVRLPMTSHELAACRCKELEHAAKILRVTKLVTWNFPDGQLQKHAVAFGKKLFTLAKTFQPEVVVSFGPCGITGHHDHVAAGEVGRKLAKKLQLPFAAAVLPPRVQRNAKAFLYARRKSPNYARTIHFLQPNLTIPINAVVKRRAVCCHKSQMDGRAAFTGFPAYVVTALLAKEYFRIWSPK, from the coding sequence ATGCAGGTTCCATCATCACACCCCATCCTTGGGAAACGCTTGCTCATCATCACTGCCCACCCAGATGATGAGAGTTACGTTATGGCCGGAACCTTAGCAGCGAATGCAAAGGCGGGTGGACAGAATCTCCTGGTCTGCGGCACGAAAGGGGAGCAGGGCGTCTCACACGTCCGCCTACCCATGACCAGCCACGAGCTTGCCGCCTGCCGTTGCAAAGAGCTGGAACATGCTGCAAAAATCCTCCGAGTCACGAAGCTGGTCACCTGGAACTTCCCTGATGGCCAGCTCCAGAAGCACGCCGTGGCCTTTGGTAAAAAACTTTTCACCCTGGCAAAAACTTTCCAGCCAGAGGTTGTAGTCAGCTTTGGTCCTTGCGGTATTACTGGCCACCATGACCACGTAGCCGCCGGCGAGGTTGGGCGGAAGTTGGCCAAAAAACTGCAGCTCCCATTTGCCGCTGCCGTTCTGCCCCCACGCGTCCAGCGCAACGCCAAAGCGTTCCTGTACGCCCGCCGAAAATCACCCAACTACGCCCGCACCATCCACTTTCTCCAGCCCAACCTCACTATCCCCATCAACGCTGTAGTGAAACGCCGCGCCGTCTGCTGCCACAAATCGCAAATGGATGGCCGTGCTGCATTTACTGGATTCCCGGCGTATGTGGTCACAGCGCTGCTCGCAAAAGAGTACTTCCGTATATGGTCACCCAAGTAA
- a CDS encoding nucleoside 2-deoxyribosyltransferase, translating into MTIYFAGSIRGGLPDREHYQRLISYLRQFGQVLTEHVGDLERSTKREDTQTIQEIYTEDLRWLEQSDVVVAEVTTPSLGVGYELATAERLQKPTLCLYRPGPDRSLSLMVRGNPYFTVGEYQTLSEAENYIQNFLLAKR; encoded by the coding sequence ATGACCATCTACTTCGCGGGTTCCATCCGCGGCGGCTTGCCAGATCGGGAACACTACCAAAGACTCATTTCATATCTGCGACAATTTGGCCAGGTGCTGACGGAGCATGTGGGTGATTTGGAACGTTCCACCAAACGCGAGGACACCCAAACCATCCAAGAAATTTACACTGAAGACCTACGCTGGCTTGAACAGTCTGACGTGGTTGTGGCAGAAGTGACCACGCCCAGCCTGGGTGTGGGGTATGAACTGGCGACTGCGGAGCGCTTGCAGAAGCCTACGTTGTGTTTGTACCGCCCCGGCCCAGACCGAAGTCTTTCGCTTATGGTACGGGGCAATCCATATTTCACCGTAGGTGAATATCAAACGCTGTCTGAAGCAGAAAACTACATCCAGAACTTCCTCTTGGCAAAAAGGTAG
- the ftsH gene encoding ATP-dependent zinc metalloprotease FtsH: protein MKNLSKNILIFVVALLVISSVFSFVGGESSKPKSMPLNELVVAIQKDEVKQVQVDGEKLNITLKSDEKRTAYKEPADSFTTALKNYNVAPEKIAAIDLQVKQPSSGSVWLGAILPILLPLALFIFFFWFMMRQAQNVNNRAMSFGQTGPKEQPDQQKKRVPTTFADVAGAQEAKTELMEVVEFLKFPKKFTALGAKIPRGVLLVGSPGTGKTLLAKAVAGEAGVPFFHISGSEFVEMFVGVGASRVRDLFRRAKKAAPCIIFVDEIDAVARQRGSGLGGSHDEREQTLNQILVEMDGFDTETNVIVIAATNRPDVLDPALLRPGRFDRRVILDLPDLKSREAILKVHSRKKPLAPDVNLQKVAQRTPGFSGADLANLLNEAAILAARRNLKQVGQNECLESIEKVMLGPERKSHVLSEQEKKITAVHEAGHALVSASLPNADPVHKVSIISRGQAAGYTLKLPEFEKKLHSKAEFIDDLAVMLAGQVAEQEVFGDITTGARNDLQQATRLARKLVTEFGMSELGSRTYGNKEEMIFLGREITEQRDYSEKVAENIDAAVDKFLKHGHETAKKIVQKSRPALDAIVAKLLEKETLEQEEFAALVKPFLKPVPTPVTV, encoded by the coding sequence ATGAAAAACCTTAGCAAAAATATCCTCATTTTCGTGGTCGCCCTGCTGGTCATCTCCTCTGTCTTCTCGTTTGTGGGAGGTGAGAGCAGCAAACCCAAGTCCATGCCCTTGAATGAACTGGTAGTGGCCATCCAAAAAGATGAGGTGAAGCAAGTGCAGGTGGATGGGGAGAAACTGAACATCACCCTGAAGTCTGACGAGAAGCGCACGGCCTACAAAGAGCCGGCGGATTCCTTCACCACGGCGTTGAAAAACTACAACGTGGCACCGGAGAAAATTGCCGCCATTGATTTGCAGGTGAAGCAACCATCCAGCGGCTCGGTGTGGCTGGGCGCCATTCTGCCAATCCTCCTGCCCTTAGCATTGTTCATCTTTTTCTTCTGGTTCATGATGCGCCAAGCGCAGAACGTGAACAACCGCGCTATGTCCTTTGGCCAAACTGGGCCCAAGGAGCAGCCAGACCAGCAGAAGAAGCGGGTCCCCACCACGTTTGCCGACGTGGCTGGCGCGCAAGAAGCCAAGACCGAACTCATGGAAGTTGTGGAATTTTTAAAGTTCCCCAAGAAGTTCACCGCGCTGGGTGCAAAAATTCCCCGTGGCGTGCTGCTCGTTGGCAGCCCGGGCACCGGCAAAACCTTGCTGGCCAAAGCCGTGGCAGGTGAAGCGGGTGTGCCTTTCTTCCACATTTCTGGTTCCGAATTTGTGGAAATGTTTGTGGGCGTCGGCGCCTCCCGCGTGCGGGATCTGTTCCGCCGCGCCAAGAAAGCTGCCCCGTGCATTATCTTCGTGGATGAAATTGACGCCGTGGCACGCCAGCGCGGTTCGGGCTTAGGCGGCAGCCATGATGAACGCGAGCAAACCCTCAACCAAATTCTGGTGGAAATGGACGGCTTTGATACGGAGACGAATGTCATTGTCATTGCTGCCACCAACCGGCCTGACGTGCTGGACCCCGCCTTGCTCCGCCCTGGCCGCTTTGACCGGCGCGTGATTCTGGACCTGCCTGACCTGAAGAGCCGGGAAGCCATTCTGAAAGTCCACAGCCGCAAGAAGCCATTGGCGCCTGACGTGAACCTGCAAAAAGTTGCGCAGCGGACACCGGGCTTTTCCGGGGCTGATCTGGCAAACTTGCTAAACGAAGCTGCGATCCTGGCTGCCCGCCGAAATTTGAAGCAGGTTGGGCAGAATGAGTGCCTGGAGTCTATTGAGAAAGTCATGCTGGGGCCGGAGCGCAAGAGCCACGTGCTGAGCGAGCAGGAGAAGAAGATCACCGCCGTACACGAAGCCGGGCATGCGCTGGTGTCTGCCAGCTTGCCGAATGCTGACCCGGTGCACAAAGTGTCGATCATTTCCCGTGGCCAGGCTGCTGGGTACACGCTGAAGCTACCAGAGTTTGAGAAGAAGCTGCACAGCAAAGCCGAGTTCATTGATGACCTGGCCGTCATGCTCGCCGGACAGGTGGCGGAGCAGGAAGTCTTTGGCGACATTACCACGGGTGCCCGGAACGACCTGCAGCAAGCCACGCGCTTAGCACGGAAGCTTGTGACAGAGTTTGGCATGAGCGAGCTGGGCAGCCGCACCTACGGCAACAAGGAGGAAATGATCTTCCTGGGTCGGGAAATTACCGAACAGCGTGACTACTCCGAAAAAGTTGCGGAAAACATTGATGCTGCTGTGGATAAATTCCTGAAGCATGGTCACGAGACTGCCAAAAAAATTGTCCAGAAGTCCCGCCCAGCTTTAGATGCGATTGTGGCGAAACTTTTGGAAAAGGAAACCTTGGAGCAAGAAGAGTTTGCCGCACTAGTCAAGCCATTCCTGAAACCAGTACCAACTCCAGTGACTGTCTAA
- a CDS encoding MBL fold metallo-hydrolase, whose protein sequence is MIITWLGHSCFKIQTANAIVLIDPYEPGVGLKLPKVTPDFVLITHDHADHNYLQGVSGSPFVAKGPGEYEVRGVFAQGVAGFHDATQGTERGGITMYRLEADDLKLAHLGDLGQPKLTDEQFEQLNGVDILFIPVGGFYTIDAKAASDIITQLEPRIVIPMHYLVHGMDKKRFPIAGVDAFIKVMGVKSEPTDKLKIVKKDLPQEETQVVILKPDA, encoded by the coding sequence ATGATCATCACTTGGCTTGGTCACTCCTGCTTCAAAATCCAAACCGCAAACGCCATTGTCCTCATTGACCCCTACGAGCCTGGGGTGGGCTTGAAATTGCCCAAAGTCACGCCAGATTTTGTACTCATCACCCACGACCATGCTGACCACAATTACCTGCAAGGCGTCAGTGGCTCGCCCTTTGTGGCCAAGGGTCCAGGCGAGTATGAAGTGCGTGGGGTGTTTGCCCAAGGTGTGGCGGGTTTCCACGATGCCACGCAGGGCACGGAGCGCGGGGGCATTACCATGTACCGGCTGGAAGCAGATGATTTGAAGTTGGCGCACCTGGGTGATCTTGGCCAACCCAAACTCACAGACGAGCAGTTTGAACAGCTCAACGGTGTGGACATTCTCTTCATCCCCGTGGGCGGGTTCTACACCATTGACGCCAAGGCGGCCTCGGATATCATCACCCAGCTGGAACCCCGGATTGTCATTCCCATGCACTACCTGGTGCACGGCATGGACAAGAAGCGCTTCCCCATTGCCGGCGTGGACGCATTTATTAAAGTCATGGGCGTGAAGAGCGAACCAACGGATAAGCTGAAAATTGTGAAAAAAGATTTACCGCAGGAAGAAACCCAAGTGGTCATTCTCAAACCAGACGCGTAA